One window of the Podospora pseudopauciseta strain CBS 411.78 chromosome 4, whole genome shotgun sequence genome contains the following:
- a CDS encoding hypothetical protein (EggNog:ENOG503PCRR): protein MEPTTSGASGSASGPPPGAFAGPPDPSLIPSVPTDAANTAAHSFTAAAVTLNIISFILFSARLWTRSFPVFHMGWDDYVISAAWVLVLTNSILLILTVPYTFGGDPSTFTLADVIYSNKLAVLSQPIWAWSMAAIKISVAGMLLRLEQRKSVRHFLWVMIALQIIVSIYGTLAAVLQCIPLHAAWDLLGLVADAKCWSKGAIRVNSICIASFNIVTDVIFALMPVTFLRKVQIPLRERIVIGVLMALGIFASAASIVKATMAANFGLTEDPNLEGIQMGTWSLVEEQVAFIAACIPCLRKPFQQVLQHFGLATANASTKKTGATGYGRMNGTSGVSNVNGAIRMKSLTSSRAQSEEDILGPNGQNGEAEIWRTTEVRVDLEGGNSVREETIREKI from the coding sequence ATGGAGCCAACAACTTCGGGCGCCTCGGGAAGCGCCAGCGGCCCTCCTCCGGGAGCCTTCGCCGGGCCACCTGATCCAAGCCTCATCCCCTCCGTACCCACCGATGCCGCGAACACGGCTGCCCACTCCTTCAcagccgccgccgtcacCCTCAACATCATATCCTTCATCCTTTTCAGCGCCCGGTTGTGGACGAGATCCTTCCCGGTCTTCCacatgggatgggatgactATGTCATCAGCGCCGCCTGGGTCCTCGTCCTGACCaactccatcctcctcatcctcaccgtcCCCTACACCTTCGGCGGTGACCCCTCGACCTTTACCCTCGCCGATGTGATCTACTCCAACAAGCTTGCCGTGCTGTCCCAGCCCATCTGGGCCTGGTCCATGgccgccatcaagatctCCGTCGCCGGCATGCTTCTCCGCCTCGAGCAGCGCAAGTCTGTCCGTCACTTCCTGTGGGTCATGATCGCCCTCCAGATAATTGTCAGCATCTACGGCACCCTGGCCGCCGTCCTGCAGTGCATTCCCCTCCACGCCGCGTGGgatctcctcggccttgttgCCGATGCAAAGTGCTGGAGCAAGGGTGCCATCCGCGTCAACTCGATCTGCATCGCCAGCTTCAACATTGTCACCGACGTCATCTTCGCCCTCATGCCCGTGACCTTTCTCCGAAAGGTTCAGATCCCCCTCCGGGAGCGTATTGTTATCGGTGTCCTCATGGCTCTGGGTATCTTTGCCTCTGCGGCGTCTATCGTCAAGGCGACCATGGCGGCCAACTTTGGTCTTACCGAAGACCCCAACTTGGAGGGCATCCAGATGGGTACGTGGTCATTGGTGGAGGAACAGGTCGCCTTCATCGCCGCTTGCATTCCTTGCCTGCGCAAGCCTTTCCAGCAGGTGCTGCAGCACTTTGGATTGGCGACTGCCAACGCGTCCACCAAGAAGACAGGCGCCACCGGGTACGGCCGGATGAATGGGACCAGCGGGGTTAGCAACGTCAATGGCGCGATCAGAATGAAGAGCTTGACCAGCAGCCGGGCGCAGAGCGAGGAGGACATTCTCGGGCCGAATGGGCAGAACGGGGAGGCAGAAATCTGGCGGACCACAGAGGTGCGTGTGGATCTGGAAGGGGGCAACTCGGTAAGGGAGGAGACCATAAGGGAAAAGATCTGA
- a CDS encoding hypothetical protein (COG:V; MEROPS:MER0034665; EggNog:ENOG503P1JI), whose translation MSNLDSTLAGHAVPKPGASQPTNDGLDLIEEHILPKLDPEFLQYFIDVIAKQPPAHTIPIEEVRKSPQKHQPPCALDSSKEKGVGDHVVSSQDGTNIPVRVYHPVEDERGVVRPGPYPVHLNFHGGGFVLGDLHSEAGLCLVMRKAGVVVVDVNYRHCPETIWGKCIQDAWAALNWVRDEHVSLNVDPFSISIGGVSAGGHISLVLQHMARDAGIQLKLCMPTVPPTTDCLSLDYYTQSPYPSFHEFHRGPVLPWKRIKYFGNQCMPRDKLPEIRKMWPDWWLAPMRAPNWSGLCNTYIRTAEVDPLRDEGEAYAMKLVANGTMVTLKRYLGCPHTFMYLGVLSQKRQWDEDSIHALKVAHGLLK comes from the exons ATGAGCAATCTCGACTCGACCCTTGCCGGCCACGCCGTGCCAAAACCAGGAGCGTCGCAGCCTACAAATGATGGACTGGATCTGATTGAGGagcacatcctccccaaactcgaCCCCGAATTTCTCCAGTATTTCATCGACGTCATCGCCAAGCAACCGCCCGCCCACACAATCCCCATTGAGGAGGTTCGCAAAAGTCCTCAAAAACATCAGCCGCCTTGTGCTCTCGATTCTTCCAAAGAGAAGGGCGTAGGTGACCATGTTGTCAGCTCGCAAGATGGCACAAACATCCCGGTGCGAGTCTACCACCCGGTTGAAGACGAGCGAGGAGTTGTGCGACCCGGCCCCTATCCTGTGCACCTAAACTTCCACGGAGGCGGCTTTGTGCTCGGTGACCTGCACTCAGAGGCGGGTCTGTGCTTGGTGATGCGCAAGGCAGGTGTTGTCGTGGTTGATGTCAACTATCGGCATTGTCCAG AAACGATATGGGGCAAGTGCATCCAGGATGCATGGGCCGCGCTCAACTGGGTTCGTGATGAACATGTCAGCCTCAACGTCGaccccttctccatctcgaTCGGCGGCGTCTCCGCTGGCGGTCACATCTCGCTAGTCTTGCAGCACATGGCTAGAGATGCCGGGATCCAGCTTAAGCTGTGCATGCCCACCGTGCCCCCCACCACTGACTGCCTCAGTCTCGACTACTACACCCAATCTCCCTATCCGTCCTTCCACGAGTTCCACCGGGGGCCAGTCCTGCCGTGGAAGCGGATCAAGTATTTTGGCAACCAGTGCATGCCACGAGACAAGCTGCCGGAAATCAGAAAGATGTGGCCCGACTGGTGGCTTGCCCCCATGCGTGCTCCCAACTGGAGTGGGTTATGTAATACCTACATCCGCACCGCAGAAGTGGATCCGCTGCGGGACGAGGGAGAAGCCTATGCAATGAAACTTGTTGCTAACGGCACCATGGTCACTCTCAAGCGGTACTTGGGTTGTCCACATACATTTATGTACTTGGGCGTCCTGTCACAGAAAAGGCAGTGGGACGAAGACAGCATCCATGCTCTCAAGGTTGCCCACGGGTTACTGAAATAA
- a CDS encoding hypothetical protein (COG:Q; EggNog:ENOG503NYJJ) gives MASRQQASLLRNQDDEERDYEMALRNFQSGAYRDWPNEAGFEGLGEERGPIEVPVSGYIPSWAIGSLYRTGPGIYTIDDTPKGTYRTEHWFDGLAHTHRFDITPDPDNQSKVKVFYSSRRQSDHLVEHIRKTGSMKYLSFGQKRDPCLGLFSKVMGTWQAAMIPHGEKWMENVSVAILPNPPGLESESGTLLRNKTTVGRAPQSGGHRVPLPQSVWATTDNNLMKQMDPDTLEPIGFATQSAFHPSLKGPLSCAHPQRDPVNGDIYNFNQDFGRETVYRVFCVSASTGQTEIIAELRGEGVHAAYIHSFFLTQHFVVLCIPASHIGWGGVKIPWAGNIVDAMEPFDESKKMKWFVVDRTNTKRGVVGRFESDAGFFFHSVNAFEEDDGRRIVCDMMRYRNLDVIQKMYCDVILQRDGATERFWEVEERAKGSMLSLTRFSLCLEQSNPTRFVPVEKVFAIPAPHAGELPTINPLFATRKHRYIYSLPYQGRSTMMDGIVKTDTQTREVLFWDIPKGHSPGEAIFVPRLPTGSNAEQEEDDGVLLSIILDGFDKTSYLLCLDAKTMKELGRAELAFAIGLGFHGVHVTASNKEIERVTGSFTRT, from the exons ATGGCGTCAAGACAGCAAGCTTCGTTGCTTAGGAatcaagatgatgaggaacGAGACTATGAAATGGCACTTCGTAATTTCCAGAGCGGTGCCTATCGCGACTGGCCCAATGAAGCAGGT TTTGAGGGCCTTGGTGAGGAACGAGGTCCCATTGAGGTTCCAGTTTCAGGATACATCCCGTCGTGGGCAATTGGCAGTCTCTATCGCACAGGGCCGGGCATCTACACCATCGACGATACTCCCAAAGGAACATACCGCACTGAGCACTGGTTTGATGGCCTGGCGCATACTCACCGCTTCGACATTACCCCCGACCCCGATAATCAAAGCAAAGTCAAAGTATTTTACTCGTCTCGTCGGCAATCGGACCATCTCGTCGAACACATTAGGAAAACTGGAAGTATGAAGTACCTCAGCTTTGGTCAGAAGCGCGACCCTTGCCTCGGATTGTTCTCAAAGGTTATGGGGACGTGGCAAGCTGCGATGATCCCTCACGGGGAGAAATGGATGGAGAATGTCAGTGTGGCTATTTTGCCGAACCCACCTGGACTGGAATCGGAATCAGGCACTTTGCTGCGCAACAAGACTACGGTCGGGAGGGCACCCCAGTCAGGGGGCCACCGAgttcctctcccccaaagTGTGTGGGCAACAACCGACAATAATCTCATGAAGCAAATGGACCCTGACACCCTAGAGCCCATCGGCTTTGCAACACAGTCGGCGTTTCACCCCTCACTCAAGGGGCCTCTTTCATGTGCCCATCCACAAAGAGATCCCGTGAACGGCGACATCTACAACTTCAATCAGGACTTTGGAAGAGAGACTGTCTATCGAGTCTTTTGCGTCAGCGCATCAACGGGCCAGACCGAAATCATTGCCGAGCTGAGGGGAGAAGGTGTGCACGCAGCCTATATTCACAGTTTCTTTCTGACGCAGCACTTCGTTGTTCTTTGCATTCCAGCGTCGCATattggatggggaggagtcAAGATCCCTTGGGCCGGAAATATCGTCGACGCCATGGAGCCTTTTGACGAGTCTAAGAAGATGAAGTGGTTTGTAGTTGACCGCACCAACACAAAAAGAGGGGTTGTGGGACGGTTTGAGTCCGATGCGGGCTTTTTCTTCCATTCGGTGAATGCATtcgaagaggatgatggcagACGGATCGTTTGTGACATGATGCGGTATCGAAACCTCGACGTCATTCAGAAGATGTACTGCGACGTTATATTGCAGAGGGATGGAGCTACCGAGCGGTTTTGGGAAGTTgaggagagggcgaaggGATCAATGCTTAGCCTCACAAGGTTTTCCCTATGTCTGGAACAGAGCAATCCGACGAGATTTGTGCCGGTTGAGAAAGTGTTTGCAATACCTGCTCCGCACGCGGGAGAATTGCCAACAATCAATCCGCTCTTTGCGACACGCAAGCACCGATATATCTACAGCTTGCCTTATCAGGGGAGGAGCACTATGATGGATGGAATTGTCAAGACAGACACACAAACTAGGGAGGTTCTGTTTTGGGATATTCCAAAGGGACACAGTCCTGGCGAAGCTATCTTTGTACCGAGACTACCAACAGGTTCCAACGctgagcaagaagaggatgacggaGTGCTTTTAAGTATTATTCTTGATGGGTTTGACAAAACAAGCTACCTTTTGTGTTTGGATGCAAAGACAATGAAGGAGCTAGGACGCGCCGAGCTTGCATTTGCGATTGGGCTGGGATTTCACGGTGTGCATGTTACTGCAAGTAATAAAGAGATAGAGAGGGTGACTGGATCTTTTACGCGAACATAG